One Bufo gargarizans isolate SCDJY-AF-19 chromosome 3, ASM1485885v1, whole genome shotgun sequence DNA segment encodes these proteins:
- the MIS12 gene encoding protein MIS12 homolog produces MSVVPMCYETQYFGFTPQTCVLRLYISFQDYLFDMLLVVESVILKKIEKFPECGISKLEVRQSTEKYLTFVNDRFNQLFQRMEKCLLKMVLNVPRHVLLPEDKVHAEFSYSKEKFDYLQSDTRSLQAQCRAESQATQALLAELEEQKVVQAELGKILTWFDGMDKICREHGNFDLLESFAFMAQTSKKLQGSMKEIDEKHKKLRLDVTSNKAVC; encoded by the coding sequence ATGTCTGTTGTACCCATGTGTTACGAAACCCAATATTTTGGGTTTACACCCCAAACCTGCGTTCTTCGACTGTATATTTCATTTCAAGACTACTTATTTGACATGCTGCTCGTTGTGGAAAGCGTGATCCTGAAGAAAATAGAGAAATTTCCTGAATGTGGGATTAGCAAATTGGAGGTTCGCCAAAGCACCGAAAAGTATTTGACTTTTGTAAATGATCGCTTCAATCAGTTGTTTCAGAGGATGGAGAAATGTCTATTGAAAATGGTACTGAATGTACCCAGACATGTTCTGCTGCCGGAAGACAAGGTCCATGCAGAATTCTCATACAGCAAGGAAAAGTTTGACTATCTGCAAAGTGACACCAGGTCCCTACAGGCGCAGTGCCGAGCAGAGTCCCAGGCTACTCAGGCTCTTCTGGCCGAACTGGAGGAGCAGAAAGTCGTGCAAGCAGAGCTGGGAAAGATACTGACGTGGTTTGATGGGATGGACAAAATCTGCAGAGAACATGGAAACTTTGACTTGTTGGAGAGCTTTGCATTCATGGCCCAGACATCAAAGAAACTGCAGGGCTCAATGAAGGAAATAGATGAAAAACATAAGAAACTGAGACTTGACGTAACATCCAATAAAGCTGTATGTTAA